One segment of Mugil cephalus isolate CIBA_MC_2020 chromosome 14, CIBA_Mcephalus_1.1, whole genome shotgun sequence DNA contains the following:
- the zbtb22a gene encoding zinc finger and BTB domain-containing protein 22: protein MDPTCSASVAPAGLTVQVCFPGARAAVLDNLNRQREEGRLCDLSIQVQGQVFRAHRCVLAASSPYFHDQVLLKNVTTVSLPSVMDPVAFESVLSSAYTGQLSIVHDDIVNYVTVASFLQMWHIVDKCTELLKRPRSSVDVAPGEAAAAHAGTASRQQSPSSTECLYVEREGRRRERKPDALPPLATWRRPQQFPRWGRPRPSSAQHLADSQLDALPGYVESDYASCEEAWVSSHAKTNHFAHDGPGHNGRHHGGFPSGEALKQKVRFQQRGAAPSVERLIDKSRESVDSDETLEKRRNEKREIEADEGIGDEAMEKKEGFAQMGHCANFHPVPNEDQDARNASVKQSVDVMKDKVQRDLVGSDPSSDLPGVQAEVDPGPPCPVSARLQQWQTGTWSHQDQRPQEGEGCSKHEDEEDEEEDVDFECFTGGTYSRDTYDEIEDGTGQVSQRPLVPVSPDFTMAGSDVNWPSTSGGQGGSLTPTSSRHLSPPSAAFPPPPSPPTPSSSSSVSLAGAPYTGKVHFCHCGKAYTLKSMRDRHVKMQHLNLRPFGCPVCTKSFKMKHHLTKHLKTHGGLRPYECSLCGKKVIWRDSFLRHQARCERLASSSSANSNGTSAAPADMDDSYGYGFDEGEAFLPTAGQVKVEEVDFHREMENGMGGLLGSVSGIVDELRTQSQDLNAANHVFKEEASESFSGK from the exons ATGGATCCAACCTGCAGCGCCTCAGTGGCTCCGGCTGGTTTGACCGTCCAGGTGTGTTTCCCCGGAGCGCGTGCCGCTGTTTTGGATAATCTGAACCGGCAGCGGGAGGAAGGCAGGCTGTGCGATCTCTCCATCCAGGTGCAGGGTCAGGTGTTCAGGGCCCACCGCTGTGTGCTCGCTGCGTCCTCGCCTTACTTTCACGACCAG GTGTTACTGAAGAATGTGACGACGGTTTCCCTGCCTTCAGTCATGGACCCAGTGGCCTTCGAGAGTGTCCTCAGTTCTGCTTACACTGGCCAGCTGAGCATCGTGCACGACGATATCGTCAACTACGTCACCGTGGCCAGCTTCCTACAGATGTGGCACATAGTGGACAAATGCACCGAGCTCCTGAAGAGGCCCCGGTCTTCGGTGGACGTGGCCCCGGGggaggctgctgcagctcacgCCGGCACCGCCTCGCGCCAGCAGTCCCCCAGCAGCACCGAATGCCTGTAcgtggagagggagggaaggaggagggagaggaagccCGACGCCTTGCCTCCCTTGGCTACATGGAGACGCCCGCAGCAGTTTCCGAGGTGGGGGCGCCCGCGGCCCTCATCAGCCCAGCACTTAGCCGACTCTCAACTGGACGCGCTCCCCGGATACGTGGAGAGTGATTACGCCAGCTGCGAGGAGGCATGGGTGTCAAGTCATGCTAAAACTAACCACTTTGCTCACGACGGACCTGGCCACAATGGCCGGCACCACGGGGGCTTCCCCAGCGGCGAGGCCTTAAAGCAGAAAGTCAGGTTTCAGCAGCGGGGCGCGGCGCCGAGCGTCGAGCGGCTGATTGACAAGAGCAGAGAGAGCGTGGACAGTGATGAGACgctggagaagaggaggaatgagaAGAGGGAGATAGAGGCGGACGAAGGCATAGGAGACGAGGCcatggagaagaaggaaggcTTCGCACAAATGGGTCACTGTG CGAACTTCCACCCAGTTCCAAACGAAGATCAGGACGCCAGAAACGCCTCAGTGAAGCAGAGTGTGGATGTGATGAAGGACAAAGTGCAGAGAGACTTGGTGGGGAGCGACCCCTCCTCAGACCTGCCCGGCGTTCAAGCTGAAGTAGATCCGGGTCCCCCCTGTCCGGTCTCAGCCAGGCTGCAGCAGTGGCAGACGGGCACCTGGTCTCATCAGGACCAGAGGCCCCAGGAAGGAGAGGGCTGCAGCAAgcacgaggacgaggaggacgaggaggaggacgtggactTTGAGTGTTTCACAGGAGGGACCTACAGCAGGGACACGTACGATGAGATTGAAGACGGCACAGGACAGGTTTCCCAGAGGCCTTTAGTGCCCGTGTCTCCTGACTTCACCATGGCGGGCTCGGACGTGAACTGGCCGTCAACCAGCGGGGGACAGGGCGGCTCGTTGACCCCCACCTCCAGCCGTCACTTGTCCCCGCCTTCCGCTGCCTTTCCACCGCCGCCTTCGCCCCCAACCCCGTCTTCGTCGTCCTCCGTGTCCCTCGCCGGCGCCCCCTACACCGGCAAAGTCCACTTCTGCCACTGCGGCAAAGCGTACACCCTGAAGAGCATGCGGGACCGTCACGTGAAGATGCAGCACCTCAACCTGCGGCCCTTCGGGTGTCCCGTTTGCACGAAGTCGTTCAAGATGAAACACCACCTGACCAAGCACCTTAAAACCCACGGAGGGCTGCGGCCGTACGAGTGCAGCCTGTGTGGGAAGAAAGTCATTTGGAGGGACAGCTTCCTGAGGCATCAGGCCCGATGTGAGAGACttgcctccagctcctcagccAACAGCAACGGCACAAGCGCCGCGCCGGCGGATATGGACGACAGCTACGGTTACGGATTTGACGAGGGCGAGGCGTTTCTCCCCACCGCAGGACAGGTGAAGGTTGAGGAGGTGGATTTTCACAGGGAGATGGAGAATGGGATGGGCGGGCTGTTGGGGAGCGTGTCCGGGATCGTGGATGAACTAAGAACCCAGTCACAAGATTTAAACGCCGCTAATCACGTCTTCAAAGAGGAAGCCAGCGAAAGCTTTAGTGGCAAATAA